The Danio rerio strain Tuebingen ecotype United States chromosome 20, GRCz12tu, whole genome shotgun sequence genome contains the following window.
atccaataaaataGACACATATTACCAAGAACTGGCTCAGTGAGCTGCATACCATAACAAATCCACAGATAACAGCACCATTCAGACTTTCTTTAACAGGAGGATGTGATATAAGACTAGTTTTCTGTTTGTTCATGTGACATTCAGCATTAAACCCTTGAATGCAACGTCTGCCATACTGAAAACCAGTCTTGTATTATAGGCCTGCATTACACACTGAGTGAAACAGTCACACTTTCATCTTATATCAAGACAATATTATGAAtacatgtataatatataatgtgtAACTTTAacagattgattaattcattttcctttagcttagtccatGTATtcatgaggggtcgccacagcggaatgaaccgcctgctTTAACAGATTGCTTGTAATGAAAATAATGACACACTTTTAGGGCTGCTATAGTGTACATTAGTATGGAAAGTATGTTTCTGTGAACACAGTCCTGTACTCATCCACCTGTATAGCCTTACAACATTATTAACAGCCTTTCCTGACATTTACAAATGGTTTCCTGTGGCCTCACAGGGTGAAGTGGAGATGCTTTCTGCATGTCAAATGGTAAGCATACTAAAACATGGAGATGTAAACAGTATGTGAAGAATTACAGTATTGACAACTTTATTTGATATATTGTAAATGAATCCACTTGTTATTAGACTATACGATTATCTCAAACCTTTCTAAACAAGTTGATCTCTCAGCTGAATGTTCTTCTCCCCTGATGCTGCTGAAAGAGTCAACATGTCGAGTGTATAAAAGGCAGTGTGAGCTGTAGCACATCTTTAACAGTGAATGTGTTTCAGTGAGGAGCCGTTCACAGCTGGTGGAGAGACACATACAGTAGTGTCTTAAGTAATCTTTATCTGTGGATTTGCACATATTAAACTTCATATGAGGAAAGTCGCAGGAAACCATACTCTCCCAATGCTTCACAATGAATCTTACAGCAGTGAACCAAACTGATATGTGCGAGGACTACTCGTGTCCAGAGAGATCTGTTTCTTTATCTGTCTATGTGATTCTGTATGTGGCCGCAGCAGCTGTGGCTCTTCTGACCGTGTGTGGAAACCTGCTGGTCATCATCTCTGTTAGTCACTTCAAGCAGCTCCACACACCTGCCAACATCCTCATCCTCTCTTTGGCTGCGTCTGATTTTCTCACTGGAGTGTTTGTGATACCACTTCATTTGTCTTTGGTCATTGAATCATGCTGGACTTCTGGATCAGTCATGTGCTTGGTTTTAAAAGTTGTCGATTTTCAGGCAACAAGTGTTTCTGTTCACACTGTGTCTTTAATAGCTGTCGATCGCTTCTTGGCTTTGAGTTTTCCCTTTTTTTACTCTGAGAAAATCTCACTGACTGTGGTCTGTACAGCAACTCTGCTAAACtggttgttttcattcatttataacttCACTCTTCTGTATGTTAATGGAAACTTCACTGATGTTGTGTGTCCAGCAGTGTGTTTTGCCATTACAGATGAGATTTCATCAATCATTGATCTCCTGATTGTGTTTGTAATGCCATGTACGctcattataatattatacacTCATGTTTTTGTCATTGCTAAGAAACATGCGACTGCTATAAGAGCCCTTCAGGTTCACAACAGCACAGAATCCTCTAAGAACAAAATCAGCGACAAATCAGAGAGAAAAGCTGCGATGCTGCTGGGGATTCTGGTCTTTGTGTTTCTCCTCTGTTTGCTGCCGTATTATATTACAGCTTTAGCGATACCATACAATAGTGAAAACACACTTCAAATCAGAGATGTTGCTGGGATATTTTTCTTCCTCAACTCCACCATTAATCCCATCATTTACGCTTTATTCTACTCCTGGTTTCAAAAAAGCATCAAAttaattttcacatttaaagTGTTTCATAAAGACTCCTCTCTGATGAATGTGATGTAGGTCACAGAATTTAAaagaaatgctcattttcaaaatgcatgcATTGTTATGTTTTGCTATGTACATTCCAAGAAACATTACCATTACCATGAAGGCAtaaatattgttttcatttcATGCCAATGTATtgtttataacaaaataaatgtaaagagcAAAACAGGTCAAATATGAAATGAGTTTTGAACAACAGCCATTGCAGCTGATCCATTGTTTACATTATAAATCaagttaataaattatatttgtataattatcattcatttattcatttctggcttagtccctttaataatctggagtcgccatagcggaataaaccgccatggtatccagtatatgttttatgcagcagatgcccttccagctgcaacccatcactgggaaacacccatacacactcattctcacacacacacacactcatacactatggtcaatttaagcatacccaattcacctatgtctttggacttgtgttggaaaccggagcacccagaagaaacccataccaacaaggggagaacatgcaaactccacacagaaacgccaactgacccagctgaggctcaaaccagcgacttcttgctgtgaggtgaacgtgctacccactgcgccaccgcgttgccctATTTGTGTAAAAATTTTCACATTTAAAGTCTTTCATAAAGACTCCTCTCTGATGAATGTGATGTAGGTCATTTAATGTGAGACAGAATTCTTCCAACTTTTCATTGCTGTAAGGTGAATTTGCCTACAGGTTATGCTTTTTCTGCATTATTTTATGCTGTAGAATATAAGAAAAAAGGATATTTGCATTTGTGTTACACTTTTTAACtcacttattttgtttaatagatAAAATTGTTCAATAATATTTTCATTCAGATGATCATATATTTATCATATACACATGTTAATAGGATAAATGAGTCTCATATAAAAAGTACCATAGGCCTTTTTTTCATATCagcttaaaatgaatgaaaattaatgttCTGTCATTACTGGaaataaaatgcagtatttgtgCCATTTTGTTTTGTAGTGAAAACTCACCAGTAATTAGAGATTAATGAAGTCTAATGCACTTCAATGTATAATTACTCAAAATGTAATGCACAGTGCAATGATGTCAGCAGAGAAATATCATTATTCTGCTttactgaaagcaaagaaggtgtcATACTAAAAACCCTGATTGCTGAATAAGTACAGTAAAAAGTGACACTTCTATGTTTCTAAACAATTATATCAGTGTAAATACTGTTTTTGCAGTCTACGATGTTATTATTGACAGCATTTAATCAAAATCCtattcaataaaataatgtttttaatatcaTTGTGAAATCAGATATAAGGGCTgatatttattacattctgtattatTATGTTAATTCTCATTACACAAGGCTTTGGATTGCTGACAAGGGCCCATTACAGCAGGTTAACAGTTTGTAAAGTTTGGCGTTGGTGCATCAGTATCACTACATTCGTCAGAAGTTAACCCCtcaaattgacacaggtaataaaaagattaaacttcagtcatgttcatgttgtgaaacacaatcaaaatgtccactgttgatgatattagacttctgttttcaatagcgattttaacactgttaatataggaagtcctctgctattattattcagaaattgagtgtacatagttttacgttaagaaatgcagtcttgaatttacaaacagtctgCAAGTACCGGAGAACAGATGTAACACGTTGATCAAATTTAGTTTTCAGTCACACTCATGTCAAAGTAAtattcaatttatttagttttgccttcatttgtttttgatttcaAACACATGgttttttacagcacatttttaaacataatagttgaactaatttctaataatatttcaTCTTTCACAGTCAgtgcataatatttgactattatttgattcagattaaagtgtaatttaaagacttaactaggttatgtTAACTTGGAAAGTTATAATAAttattcaatagtatctggatgcagcctttatgatgcaagctgaaacTGCATCTCTGAAATTGCATCTCTCAGACAcagtgcactcaatggagctagtgacgtcactgtgacgggttaGGAGTGGGCTTGTGTGAGCCCAttcaaaagcattgcatgcagctcagattgcatctgcaccgagtctgcagccccCTCTCTAATTATTAGTCAAGTTACTGTATAACTGGTTAGttgtgtagacaatcaaaaaatatacagGAATTATTTCTtgaggaggctaataatactgaccctaaatagtttatatatatatatatatatatatatatatatatatatatatatatatatatatatatatatatatatatatatatatatatatatatWTWtatatatatatatatatatatatattatatatatatatatatatatatatatatatatatatatatatatatatatatatatatatatattgaaaactgcttttattcaagaaataaactataagaaataagacttaATATGACCCCAGAATGATTATTTTggttttataggaaatactgtgaaaatttcctttttttgttaTAGATGGCttgaaaaacattattttaagttAATGGGAGGGCAactgggcaacacggtggcgcagtaggtagtgctgttgcctcacaacaagaaggtcactggttcgagcctcggctgagtcatttggcatttctgtgtggagtttgcatgttctccccatgtttgcgtgggtttcctctgggtgctccggtttccccttaaagtccaaagacatgcggtacaggtgaattgggtatagataaaactgtccgtagtgcttgtctgtgaatgagtgtatggatgtttcccagtgatgggttgcagctggaagggcatccgctgtgtaaaaacatgtgctggataagttgtcggttccttcagctgtggcgaccccagattaataaagggactaagtcgaaaagccTTGATGTACATGAATGTTAGACATGTGTTTTCCtactacactgttagaccttaccgggcgtttttacagtagaatactggcaacactgttgccagttactcaccgtaaaagtttggttacagtaagtaactggcaacagtgttgccatttaattactgtaactgaaccattacagtgagtggctggcaacagtgttgccagttaattactgtagctgaaccaatacagtgagtagctggcaacagtgttgccagttatttactgtaaccgaaccattacagtgagtagctggcaacagtgttgccagttaattactgcaatagagcagtagtggtaacaaACTGGAAACTgcgtacagttaattactgtactgtagggttacaactcacagcattatactgcatacacattaatagtatgttatagccttactaaaattaattagtattcttacctgttattaaaaatagaaggcgtacaaatttagacaaatgtattttatggtttttgcagcaaacaaatatacaacagaaaatgtataacaaaattaagaaatcagcagatataaatatcatcttacatattacaggtctgcacagtaaggctgcggtcacactaacaattaagcatgcaaaattctgtcatacggcactgcgaaaagtagtgggattaaacaaaataattagagattgaaaaagcaagcgacTGGTCCATAGTTTAAATTTTTGTTCAGACAGGTCATaatttgatctttgattggtctcaagcaatcacatgatgtgattttgcaggtcagagaactccaagcttgaactttccaatgctgcgaacagTGAAATTTTTCGCATGAGctagcattccaggtctgcagcattcacatgcgtatgaatggaagtctaaagggagaaaagtgcagtgtgactgggactttaagctgtaactctaattaaacacacctgatcaaactaattaaggcttgttagaaatctacaggtaatgttgaagcagggtgtgaactaaactctgctgcgctgcagtcctccaggaacttggagtttgacccccatggtatatagcatatttttaaagcaattggcaacatttatcacaaatacatatcaaataaaaaaatgcacgcatgcgcacacacacacacacacacacacacacacacacacacacacacacacacacacacacagaaagtgctgcagtaaaatgtgtttctctctcctcaatgctgaccatgcaaaaaaaaaaaaaaactaaacagcaaaaaacacaaaatatttattttattttttaaagtttcaaataattaaaaaataagcatatgaaaacacacacatactatcaaatccaaaggatccaatcttttattgttataattattatctactttaaaatctcatgaccacaaacttttctattgtttctaatataaatccataggtggaaacactgctctgaaaaatacttagcaacaaactcacaacctgggacctgacagtggagcttttgtgtgtggatagttatttgtatcatattttttgtgattccctgtaatgatttctgtgcacatgttaccttactgaggtgatggaatttattggtttttatgtgcataaacttttagcatctgtacattattgcaatatgcaatatccaataaataaatatacttaaagcgaggagaggctaactagctaacaatgtagctatcaagtacacagttcaagataacaacaatataacttaaaacacagccttattttagaaaccctcaaaaacattaacacattttacttacttattgtaaattcttatttaaagcctaaaacatcagactctacatctgaattgatagacagagaatagagcacactcagcagtaaacaaatcaaacacctgactcccttaaagagccagcattttctgaaaactttttctaatacctttgtgtttagaataagacagtcTGTGGGAGTGTGGTGAGGCCTAAATCATTgtcttctgcctttaaaatgcacgtctctataaacaGCAACATAAAGCTTCAGAGtaaatgggacagtaatggttgaacagtaatttgccatttattgtcacagtacataaagtaaattagtGTAATTTATCCTTTGCATTACACAATTCTATACAaactactccttttacagtaaaacactgtttcctttcattacagcaaaacactgactattttgcagttatttactgcataatctacagggtaagcgtgcagttaagctttaaccctaattaagcacacctgatcaaactaaatctaaaggtagtgtgttgaagcagggctggaactaaattctgctgggctgcgacCCTCTagtagtttgacacccctggagcatagcata
Protein-coding sequences here:
- the taar14d gene encoding trace amine associated receptor 14d, which encodes MNLTAVNQTDMCEDYSCPERSVSLSVYVILYVAAAAVALLTVCGNLLVIISVSHFKQLHTPANILILSLAASDFLTGVFVIPLHLSLVIESCWTSGSVMCLVLKVVDFQATSVSVHTVSLIAVDRFLALSFPFFYSEKISLTVVCTATLLNWLFSFIYNFTLLYVNGNFTDVVCPAVCFAITDEISSIIDLLIVFVMPCTLIIILYTHVFVIAKKHATAIRALQVHNSTESSKNKISDKSERKAAMLLGILVFVFLLCLLPYYITALAIPYNSENTLQIRDVAGIFFFLNSTINPIIYALFYSWFQKSIKLIFTFKVFHKDSSLMNVM